From the genome of Triticum aestivum cultivar Chinese Spring chromosome 1A, IWGSC CS RefSeq v2.1, whole genome shotgun sequence:
GGAAAGCTTTTCCTTATCATAGGAGGATGATTGGACGAATGGATGATGGGAACAAAAATGAAACATGAAACTGTGGTAGAGATAGGGATTTTCTACGGACAGTGTTTTTATACTTCATTAAAAGCAGATCTCGCATGTGAGAAAATGGAGTGACCAAACGTTGTTGTTGCAAAATAATGCCGGCTCGATCAATTCCCGCGCTTGCTCTCCTCCTTCCGGTTTGAGACGAATGCGGcctccgcttcccctcctcccgccgcacctcctccgccgcctcgaCGGCCGCACCCTCTCCACGCCGCTGCTCGACCCCCTCATCCGCACCACCTCTTCCTCGCCCTCCACCCCGCACCACTCCTTCTccctctacctcctcctcctccgctccgcGCTGCGGCCCTCCCACCTCACCTTCCCCTTCCTtggccgcgccgccgctcgcctcgcctccCCGCGCCTCGCCCTCTCGCTCCACGCGCACCCGCTCCGGCTCGGGCTCCTCCCCTGGGACATCTATGTCGCGAATTCACTCGTCCACATGTACGCGGCCTGCGCGCTCCCCGACCTCGCCCGCCGCCTATTCGACGAAATACCGCGGCCGAACCTTGTTTCCTGGAATGCCCTTCTCGATGGCTACGCCAAGTGCCACGACCTCCTCTCCGCCCGCTGCGTGTTCGACCGGATGCCCCAGCGGGACGTGGTCTCCTGGAGCGCCATGATCGACGGGTGCGTCAAGTGCGGGGAGCATCGTGAGGCGCTGGCGTTGTTTGAGATGATGGAGACCACGGGGGCTGGCAATGGTGTTAGAGCGAATGATGTCACAATGGTCAGTGTGATAGGCGCGTGTGCTCATCTGGGGGACCTTGGGCGGGGAAGGCAGATGCATCGGTACCTTCAGGAGCGTGGCTTCCTGCTGAACCTCAGGCTCGCCACCTCTCTTGTGGACATGTATGCCAAGTGCGGGGCAATCAGCGAGGCGCTTGAGGTGTTTCGGGTCGTGCCAGTGACCAGCACCGATGTTCTGATATGGAACGCTGTGATTGGTGGACTTGCAGTGCATGGGTTGAGCATGGAGTCGGTGGAGATTTTCCAGGAGATGCAACATTCTGGTgttgtcccagatgagatcacatacCTTGGTTTGTTAAGTGCTTGCGTACATGGTGGTCTAGTGGGTGAGGCCTGGAGGTTATTTCACTCACTTGAAGCTCAAGGGCTCAGACCACATGTTGAGCACTATGCTTGTCTTGTAGATGTGCTTGGTCGAGCGGGCCGCTTGGAGGAAGCATACGGTGTTGTTAAGAGTATGCCAATGGAACCCAATGTGTCTGTACTTGGTGCTCTCTTGAATGCATGCCATCTGCATGGATGGGTAGAGTTGGGGGAGGTAGTCGGCAGGCAGCTTGTTCAATTGCAGCCAGATCATGATGGCAGGTACATTGGGTTGTCCAATATCTATGCTATTGCTAGGCGGTGGCAAGAGGCAAAGAAAGCAAGAAAGGTGATGGAGGAGAGAGGAGTGAAAAAGATCCCTGGGTTTAGCGAGATTGATGTCGGTGGAAGGCTCCACAGGTTTATTGCCCATGACAAGGCTCATTCTGGCTCAAGAGAGATATATGCGTTGCTTAATCTTATAACGGTGGAGATGAAAATGAAGGATGATGTTGCCATTCCAGAGTACTTCTTACATACAGATAGGACAATGGGTGCCTAATGGATCTCTCAAAAGTAAGTTCTGCAGCATTCTGATCATGCATTCTGCCTGAATCAGGGGAAATTCATTGTAGCTCTTGGTTCTGGTTACTTATGCAGACTTGGTTTGTGTTGAAAATTTGACTGCCAAACATAACCTAGTTGTGTGGAGATCCATCAAGAGCCAGATATTTGAAGAGGAGATGAAATACATTTGTGCGCTGCTACAGGAAGCAGAGCTATAGAAGAAGTATGACGTGTGCATATAGTCTTGAGATTCTTTGAGCTGCCAGCGGAAAAGTGCATTCTGTTGCTGGACAGCAATCAGAGAGTACCAAACATCTTCAGTAACTGTTTCACCTATGGCTTCTGCTTGTATGGATTATTGATCATCAGATAGATAGATAAGGGCAAGAACATTCCAAAGACCACTGACTATTTATGCCAGATGGTGCTGAACCATGTCGTAGAGATTTCATCAATATACATTACAAGTATGCTTCACAAATTGATACGCTGGCCATAGTTTTTCTCAAGAATCTGCAGTTGTAGAAATGTACCAATTGCTAGGATCATGTGCCAGAACTGTGTATGTAGCCTGTGCTGAGCTTTGCCCGTTAACGAGATCTCTGGTTGTGTATAGCGCTCAAAGGTGAAACCACACTGCACTTATtcctattttatttttttaatcttGGTTCCCAAAATTCGTGTTGCTTAGTTATATATTTCTATCAGGCCAAACATCCGGAGCATGCTATATTTCATATGCGATTTGTGCTATGAATAGTGAAATTATTTTCCTGAAAGTCATATGGTACTTTACTAAAGAAACAATGTTTTGTTTAATACAGAGTACACAAAGAGCAGTTAGCAAAATAACATGACCTGTGAATCCACCTTTTTCCCCacattttctcctttttttcttgttttataaTAACCTCTCTTCACATTATCAATTTAATTTTGTAAAAGTTAGAACACATTAATTCTATTTTTTATGGATATACACAGGCAAATTCTACCTCCCAATTGATCTAGTACTGAAAAGGGAACTTTACATATCAGCTGTGTCAGTGCAGAAAAATAATTAAGTTCATCAGAGAGATGCATACAGGGTGCAAATCTTGCAAACACAGGAACCAATAAGCTACATGCACCTCCTTAAAATTCTTATTTGGCACTAGAAACAATTCAAAATTCAGTCAGCAAAAATGCGAATTCCATGTTAAACTGTACACCAATATTTCTACTTCAAAAAGGACTTCTTCAGTTTTGATTTTCCAGCTCTTGTGAAAACATGTAATGCCGAACTATGTGGCAAGTGGACACTGCCTGTGCGTGACCTCACAAACCCAGGCATAGCCATTATTTAGTGATGATAGCATTAGGCTTGCCGCTTGCCAAATCTCCTGTTTTTAGTTATCATGTTCTCTGAATTGTATGGTAAACAGCAACTCAAGTGGCATTTCAGCCGTTGCTGTTTTTGCTAATATCTCTGGATGTCAAAGTCATAAAGAGGAACATCTCATCCATATTTTGAGTCATTGTGTTCTCACAAGCTTGGGTGTCCACTTGTGCCATGTAAGCCATCTACCATCTCCAGCTTTAATACCAGCGATCCTCCTCTTCAGATCaaggcctttcctttttttctcatcACTAGCCAATTCTTTTGAATGGCTTATCAGGGGATGCTCTGGTGTTCCAAGGTCACTGCTATCGACAATCTTCTGCACCATCTCCAGCACCTCGCTCATCTTAGGTCTATACCTTGCATGGCGCACCAGGCACTTGTTTGCCAGCGAGGCAATCCTGACTGCCGATTTCATGCTGTAGTTCCCTTCGAGCCTTGGATCCATTATGGTTTCAAACTTCTTGGTGTCGGAGGAGTAGGGCTTCACCCATTCCACAAGGTTCTGTTCACCCCTCGGTCTGTTCCGGTCCAGAGGCCTCCGGCCTGTGAGGAGCTCGTAGAGAACCACTCCATAGCTCCATATGTCATTCTTACTGCTGAGGCGTCCTGTATGGATATACTCAGGAGCTGCATACCCTATAGTACCCACCACCTGTTTGGTATGTCAAATGAAAAGAGAAATTTAACTTTTTATAGGTAACAAATGTCAGGTATCAGAGTTAAGCTGCAAACAGAGGCTACTTTTACTTGCAAATTTGTCATCACATGTGATAAAATGCTACAATTGGAAATCAGCCAGAAAAGTTAGTTGATTTTAACCAACCAGCAGGGTTAGCTGACTTTCCTAACCGGTCTTCCTACACTAGCATGTTAACTAACCCGGAAGTGCCTAACTGCCTACCTTTGTTCTGCTTGTGTATCTAGGATGATGGTATTGTCCATTTCTTATTTCACAGGCCAATAATCTTTTGGAAGTACTTGCTGACTGCTAAGCATCCATTCACGTGGAGGAGTTTTCTTTTAACCACTCCTGGTTTTGGGTTTGTCTGACAAGTACGGAAGGCCACAATATGAACTATTCTTGCTACTGACTACCAAGTACCTACTGAACCGATCATACTTGGGTGAACTTGCAAAGCTACCTCTGAAAGTCACAGTATGCTATTCAATATGTCAGCATTGCGCCATGGAATTGAGAATAGTGCCATCACCCATCAGGTGCTGGACAATGAAGATGGGCTCGTTACATACCGCTGTTGAAACATGGCTTCCCTCTTGCGGCCCCAGTCTAGCCAAGCCGAAGTCCGACAGTTTTGCGTTCCAGTTCTCGTCGAGCAGGATGTTTGAAGGCTTCAGATCACGGAATATTATCTGGAAGAACATATTCATATATGGCAGATGATATCAGGACTGGGTAAAAGGCAAGAGACTCCAAAATAGGTCATGCTTCTATGATCTTATCTTTCACCAATCAATCATAGCATTTGAATGAGTTGCCGCATGCCTATGACGATGCTTACCTTGAATTCAGAATCTTCGTGCAGGTACTTGAGACCACGAGCAGTGTCGAGTGCTACTCTCAGCCTCATTGCCCATGAAGCGGGCTTTGGTGATCTtgttgacaggtgatcagctaggCTTCCGTGAGGCATGAATTCGTAGACGAGCAGCAACTGAATCCCCCTCTCGTCGTCCTCTGCGCAGTAGCCGATGAGCTTCACCAGGTTGGGATGACCCACCACCCCAAGAAAGTTCACCTCGGTCACCCATTCCTTATGTCCCTGGATGACGAATCAAAACATTGGTGTTATCATCTGCATCAAGCCATCCAGATTATGGATGGTTTTTCGGGTGGATGATCGGATCACCGCCATGGATGAGCTCTGACACCATGTTTATGCTAAGTTGGGTGGAGCTGGAAGCAATGCATGCGGAAAAGAAGAGAATGTCACCTGGAGGCCTTTGCGTCCGAGCTGCTTGATGGCGACATCGAGGCTTCGGCGCGGCTCGAGGGTGCTCCGGATGGTGCCGCGGTAGACGCAGCCAAAACCGCCCTCGCCGATCATGAGTGCACGGCTGAAGCTCCGGGTGGCGCTCTTGAGCTCCTGGAAGGTGAAGATGCGGAGGTCATTGTTGGGCCGCTGCGGCAGCGACAGCTGCCGGTACCGGCCAAAGGACTCGACGCTGATCTCGGACGAGACGGTGAGCGAGCAGCACTCTGAGCCCGACCGCCGTGCGTCATGGTCCGTGGAGATGCTGCTGTTGGAACGCGCCGACTGAGACCGTGCAGGCACCTGCAGCTCCTCCTTGTCCCGCTCCTTGTCCCAGCTCGCGAACCGGAAGCACTGCATCGCGCTTCTTCTGCTTTGACCCCCTCCTGCTCTGCAATAACATGACAGCATCAAAGGTGCAGCCTTCAGCTACTATAGTAATCAGTTTCAGACGGCGGTAAAGGCAAGCTCTCGGATCTTGGAAGCACGGATTGTGAAGAAGACCAGGTGCAGAAAGCAGCGCCATTATTCTAGTACAACcagaaggagggagggagagaaacCTTGAAGGCGTCAAAAGAAGAAAACTAACGGGGTTTCAGAAGAGGCAAAAGAGATTGGCACTTTTCAAATAAAGATGAGATCCTACTGGATCAATCAATTACTAATGCAAAAGACGCACCAATCTAAACAAGGACGGTCGACGAAAGGAAGCCACCAGGACCAGAACACACACCCATGGAGACGATCAGCCAGACAGAAATCGCAAGATCTTTCAAGCCAACAACCGACCAACCAACTGCTCAACCTTCTTCTCCAAAACCAACCCAAGAGAAGTTGAAATGAAAGACACGAAGCTCTCTTCACGGGACGGGTCGTTTCCTGCTCACCTGGGCAAAAGCCACCTAGCTGAGCCTCCCCCACATGGGGTTGGGAGGAAGAAGACGCGGCTGCTTCTGGTTCAGGGTACGGGATTTGGATATTGGATTGCGTAGTTAGTAGGTCAATGGATGGCCGGCCCCTGCTTCGGGCTGTCTCTTTCTGTTTGGTTGGTCGCTCGCTGCTCGCTTGCTTGCTTTGGGAGCTGGGACGAGGGGAGGGGACGCGAGAGAAACGTGAGGGTTTGGATCGTGATGGGTGCAGGTGTTGAAATAAGCACGGCGAGGAGAGGGAAATGGCAACTGACAATCGCAGGAACAAGAACTCTCATCAGGGTTGTGGGGTAGTAAAACTAAAAGAGTAATCAAAGTTCAAAAGAAGAAAAGACTACCAAAATAGTAATCACCAGTGGAGCGTATGGTTCCGTACATGATGTACTTGCTGTTCGGATCTCTCAGAAAGCAACATTTGTATATGTTTTCCCAAGTAACATTGTGATTTTCTCCATTTAGTCGTTTTCATCTTGATGGACGGTAGTCTGAAGGAACACATGGCTAGAAGTCTTGCTCAACTTGTCAAAGTACTCTTGAGAAAAAAAAATACAAACATTATGATCGAACGTTTTGAAAAGAAAAACTAGAAATACACACACTTATTGGTGGCAAACACGAAAACTTTGAAAAGACCCGCACAATGGTCTGGTCTGACTTGGCTAACTACTGGAGGTTGCAACACGAGTCAGGACAACGATTATCACTGCTGGGAGGTGGCAACCAAGTCAAATATAACTCGCTTTCACATCTGGTTTCAGCGACTTTTGCACATGTGTTTTCACTCTTCTTCGTTGACTTGCGGATTTCATTTTAGTAAAGTATATTTTTCATCTCTCAACTTTGGGTGAACTCTATATTTAGTCCTTTAACTTTAAAACCAGACAACTTATACCCCTAACTTTTGAAACTGGAGGACACCGAGCCATCATATATCCCACGCTTTGCAACTATTAAGAGCAACTCCAATTGCACTTGCGGCGGCGGGGGAACCCTAGATCGAGCGCCGCCACCCCCTTCCCGTCTTGCTCCCCACCTCGCCGCCACCGGAGGAGCGGCCGGCGAAGCCCGCGCCGGCTCCCAGGAGGGTGGCGGCGGGGCGATTCGGCTGGATCCAGCcccccacctcccccccccccccgcatgatGTGGTGTCGGCTCCTCGACGGCGGCTCCCCAGCCGCGGCGCCGCTCCTCACCCGTGGTGGTGTTGCCCCGGCTGGGTCCCCTGGAGCCTCGCCCTACCACCACCACCTCGCGCTGGAGCCCCCCTTCCTCCCATGGCCCCAGATCGGATGTGGCGTCCCATgggctctccccccccccccccccccccgtccagcTGCTGCGGCCCTCTCCTGCcgctccggcgcggcggcgcgaCCTTGCCCGTGGTGACCTTCCCCGTCTGcttcctgtctcccgtgggcgcaGATCTTACTACTGCTGTTTGGGGTGGGTGAGGCCTTTGGGTGAGGTGGCCGGGCAGGCCGGGGCTCGGCCTTGCCTCGTTGCAAGCCACCCTCCGTCCCTGACGGCGCCTTCTCCGAGCTACGACAACAACTTGTGTATGTGTGGTCATCGCGTCCTTTGGCAGGCGGCTGAAGTTTCACGGTGGTTCTTGGACGGCACTGCTCCAGTCCCAGCGTCCACGGACCTGCGTTCTCCAGTGTCCTTGGTCTGCCAGTGTCTCCACTGGTGTGATCTCGGCCCCGGCCAACAAGTTGCTGCATCCCTTCCAGCATCTTCGGTTCGCCGGTCCTGGTGGCTACGCCTCCAGCAACACGGAGCTGCGCACCCTTCCGGCTCCGGTTTGCCGGCGGCGCCGGCCGCCACCCTACCACCGTGTCGGCTCTGTGCCCCGCTGCCTCTCCAACCCCATCCACCATGCCATATGTTGCAAAGCTCGTGTTTTTGTCAGCGGCAGGTGCAGCCCCACCCTCCTACTGAGGTAGCAGTCGACAGGCATGTTGACTCCGGCATCTTCGGATCCTGATCTGGTAGACATGGGATTGCTCGGACTCAGGCCAGGCGAAAGCCAtgctcggcttgccgatgctggcAGCGGCGACACCCGCGGATGTCGTTTCCCTTCCTGGAGGCGCTGCCATGTCCTTTTTTCGAGCCCCTCTTCGAgcatcgggggaaaccctaggtccggcTTGTCGGATCGGATGGCGACGGCGTCGCGACGtcgttccccttcttgaaggcgctatctTGCTCGCTCGCGGAGTCTCCGGTGTTGGAATTGGAGATGTTTGACATCGTGCTCATCTAGTCTGCTTCTCTAGTCTTAGGTTTGGTGGTTTTAGCTGTGTGTTTCTTCCTGTTTGGGCTGAGCACCCCTCCTCTATGCTCCGGGCACCATGTGCATGCCTCCTCGTGTATGTCATGTGTTGTATCTTCGGTTGTACTCATTCTCCTTCTatctatcaatgaaaagatacacaatctttgcgtattcgcgaaaaaaaactTTCGAAACTGGACAAGTTTAGTCCCTTGTCTCGGTTGACCCGGTATCGCTGCTGACTCAGCGTGGTTTTGACCGGTCTTCGTCCACGTGGCGGTATTTCTCTCTCCTACCTTTCTCCTCACGTTGGATTACCGagacatttcatcaaacacctagCATGCGCTGCATGTGCAGTCCATGACCGGACCGTGGTGGCTGCTCCCGCCGGTGCTCCCGTGGCTTGTGCGCGTGCACTACGCCGTGGACGGCTGCTGGCTGATGCCCTGTGCACCGGCGTGCTGCTTCGTTCAGGACAAAAGGAAGCCGCAACTCGGGACGGTGCAAGTCAGCGTGAGCATCTCCGTCGCGCTCTCCCCCATGTGGCTCGCAGATCGCTGTGCAGCTCGGCGTCATCTCAGCTGCCGCGGTCCTCGCCGACGGAGCGCTGGCCGCAGCAGCCGAGCGACATGGCATTCACACGCACACCGGCACGCCAGCATGTCCGCCACCAGCCTCACCACGtccatcaccatcaccttcgaGAGGCTGTACAAGAGCGCCGCCACCCCGCCTAGCAATGCCCGTGCTGCTGCCTCGTCCCGTTAGTTTTACCCCTGGTGTTTAGGACGCTGTACGAGAGCGTACATGGTGTACATGGGCGACGATGTCTCGTCCTTTTTTTGTGTGTGGGGTATCTCGTCCCTTTTTTTGGCTGTGTACATGGGCGACGCTGCCCCGCCCAGCATGGTCGTCGTGCTGAGCACCAGATGGAGATGCCCGACGCGCTCCTGAGCTTCTCCTTGTGGGCTTGCCTTCATTCTCCGTGGCCACCATGGTGACGCCGCCTGCTCGCATTCATCCTCGTCATGAAGCGGGAGTGGCCGTGGGCCGTGGTGTCCCGCGAGGTAGAGCGGAGCTGTGATGTCTGACAAGGTGCAACAAGCTCGCGGTGGCCAGCGAGGTAGAGCAGAGGCATCGTGACTGGACAGCACATGcaatgcatgcaaggtgttcgatgaaatgcctcaATAAGCCAGAGTGAGAAGGAAGAAGGTAGGAGAGAGAAATACTGCCCGTGTGGATGAAGACCGATCAAAACCATACTGAGTCAGCAGCGATACCGAGTCAACCGAGACAGGGGACTAAGTTTGTCCGGTTTCAAAAGATAAGGGTGCAAGTTATCCGGTTTTAAAGTTAAGGGACTAAATCTAGACTTCACCcagagttgagggacgaaaagtatacttttctcaaaaaaaaatctaaaagGGAGGCACTAGCTTTGCCTCGTCTTATGAAATAAGAAGAATGATGCTTAGTTAATTAGCGGAAAACTGGATAAAATCGACACAAATGCCCATAGCAACCATCATGGAACATGACAGAGGATCAGGTCGTTTTGATCTTTCTCTCCTAACATTAGTCTGCGAAGGGGGCAGTAACTGCTGATGCAGCATATCAACAACAGAGAGACGCAATGATGGCGACGACCTCTCGCGCCTCAATCCCCGTCGATCCCCGACGAATTGGCGGGCGTTTCTGGGCGCTAGCGGACGAAGATGACGGAGAAGACGATGAGGACGGGGTATGCCCAGGCGGTTCGCCAGCGGCGTACTAGCCAACCCCATCTGACCTGATCTGCGAGGCCTTCGCTCCCGGGTACGAGGAGGAAGTAGCGGAGATCGTCGATGTGGTGGTCCCTCCTGATGATCCGGCGAGGATGGGTTTGCGCTCCGACGAGAAGACGGAGGTGGTACGACGAGTCGTTCATCACGGCGGCGACGGCAATCCGGCCTTGGAAAGGCCCCATCCCCAAGGTATGTTTGCCAAAACTAACTCTGTTAGACATGGCTCATCCTGAATCATGGACCTTGGTCGTCGGGAAGAAGAAAGGGTGCCGGGGGCCTGCCGGCCGGAAGCTGACACCGCCGGTGGCGTCCTCATAGGAAAATGCGGCGATCGGGATCTGATCTGCCAGGGTGGCTCGTTTG
Proteins encoded in this window:
- the LOC123044265 gene encoding serine/threonine-protein kinase PCRK1; its protein translation is MLSCYCRAGGGQSRRSAMQCFRFASWDKERDKEELQVPARSQSARSNSSISTDHDARRSGSECCSLTVSSEISVESFGRYRQLSLPQRPNNDLRIFTFQELKSATRSFSRALMIGEGGFGCVYRGTIRSTLEPRRSLDVAIKQLGRKGLQGHKEWVTEVNFLGVVGHPNLVKLIGYCAEDDERGIQLLLVYEFMPHGSLADHLSTRSPKPASWAMRLRVALDTARGLKYLHEDSEFKIIFRDLKPSNILLDENWNAKLSDFGLARLGPQEGSHVSTAVVGTIGYAAPEYIHTGRLSSKNDIWSYGVVLYELLTGRRPLDRNRPRGEQNLVEWVKPYSSDTKKFETIMDPRLEGNYSMKSAVRIASLANKCLVRHARYRPKMSEVLEMVQKIVDSSDLGTPEHPLISHSKELASDEKKRKGLDLKRRIAGIKAGDGRWLTWHKWTPKLVRTQ
- the LOC123044258 gene encoding pentatricopeptide repeat-containing protein At5g08305, producing the protein MRPPLPLLPPHLLRRLDGRTLSTPLLDPLIRTTSSSPSTPHHSFSLYLLLLRSALRPSHLTFPFLGRAAARLASPRLALSLHAHPLRLGLLPWDIYVANSLVHMYAACALPDLARRLFDEIPRPNLVSWNALLDGYAKCHDLLSARCVFDRMPQRDVVSWSAMIDGCVKCGEHREALALFEMMETTGAGNGVRANDVTMVSVIGACAHLGDLGRGRQMHRYLQERGFLLNLRLATSLVDMYAKCGAISEALEVFRVVPVTSTDVLIWNAVIGGLAVHGLSMESVEIFQEMQHSGVVPDEITYLGLLSACVHGGLVGEAWRLFHSLEAQGLRPHVEHYACLVDVLGRAGRLEEAYGVVKSMPMEPNVSVLGALLNACHLHGWVELGEVVGRQLVQLQPDHDGRYIGLSNIYAIARRWQEAKKARKVMEERGVKKIPGFSEIDVGGRLHRFIAHDKAHSGSREIYALLNLITVEMKMKDDVAIPEYFLHTDRTMGA